From one Aquicella lusitana genomic stretch:
- a CDS encoding RasGEF domain-containing protein, whose translation MSSTRSARESELVNKISIAIQGERPTLLGLIGEMEAYLLANAASLKNEPKRFKKLKKLYRKAVNKYADIQECISMHLVKELTDLTQVPADKSKAPLSHQRCFNFTDQLALEAAKDLLSKETKDERTIAMERWIAIMRRQFNRRDYQTANAILSALNFDSISRLNSTKEGLTPEAKQLKAEIESLMAKQAVLIENKNKVIIPRFVYYTGHFTKLLDRISVDKKRFEETGDSYERSQLRQQIAENEYALQRYVKELQVIQRELEQKLEKDQTKLNYFLYEKMTAAIDLEEMRKGERLYEKSLQHEPRGTKVVPANQLSQTPELSLNQNKRVIINKRCRQIIKIDAAKKAIENHNSEIKGALRQLQDYSAAQADTRSGNDKRKRIEQIRKELEPLEKYVQNPIGKGSIPEIKQYIAIIENALRDDNNHKHTHFNFIKKQKGVDTTLVVQLKTLKTLLEKAEKLESERAALQQALDGANRRRKKGAQQTKAVDKKIEKTIEEKTPERVEPVKLEDAEKGKATEALPPSLMSEDKPIIKAENASQEKNVELSTRKIVEELARTVVVPSASAPLVPAPEKNKHPVMRRQISKKIERLSLIFENPDSDSSAGLAGDGLVRNNSTSGDFVKLADVSSLITLYEKSQKKKSIDSRKLEEGIEEPQNTVKQKR comes from the coding sequence ATGTCATCAACAAGGTCAGCGAGAGAAAGCGAGTTAGTTAATAAAATTAGTATAGCAATTCAGGGCGAAAGGCCTACTCTTTTGGGTTTGATAGGAGAGATGGAAGCATATTTGCTGGCGAATGCCGCGTCTCTTAAAAATGAGCCAAAGCGATTTAAAAAATTAAAAAAACTCTATCGCAAGGCAGTGAATAAGTATGCGGACATACAGGAATGCATCAGCATGCATCTTGTTAAGGAGCTGACGGATCTTACCCAAGTTCCCGCCGATAAATCCAAAGCACCGCTGAGCCATCAACGCTGTTTTAATTTTACTGATCAACTGGCCCTGGAAGCGGCAAAAGATTTGCTTTCCAAAGAAACAAAAGATGAACGTACTATTGCAATGGAGCGATGGATCGCCATTATGAGAAGGCAGTTTAACAGGCGCGATTATCAGACAGCGAATGCGATTTTGTCCGCTTTAAACTTTGATTCGATCAGCCGTTTAAATAGCACAAAAGAAGGATTGACGCCCGAAGCAAAGCAGTTGAAAGCCGAGATTGAAAGTTTAATGGCTAAGCAGGCTGTCCTGATTGAAAATAAAAACAAAGTCATTATTCCACGTTTCGTCTATTACACAGGTCATTTTACCAAGTTGCTTGATCGCATTAGTGTGGATAAAAAAAGGTTTGAGGAAACGGGTGATTCGTATGAGCGAAGCCAGCTTCGACAGCAAATAGCTGAAAACGAATATGCACTGCAACGATATGTAAAGGAACTGCAGGTTATTCAAAGAGAACTGGAACAAAAACTGGAAAAAGATCAAACCAAATTAAATTATTTTCTTTATGAAAAAATGACCGCGGCTATCGATTTGGAAGAGATGAGAAAAGGTGAAAGATTGTATGAAAAATCGCTTCAACACGAACCGCGAGGCACGAAAGTTGTACCTGCAAACCAGCTGAGTCAAACGCCGGAACTTTCTTTGAATCAAAATAAGCGTGTTATCATTAACAAGCGATGCAGGCAGATTATCAAAATCGATGCAGCAAAAAAAGCAATTGAAAATCATAACAGTGAAATCAAGGGCGCGTTAAGGCAATTGCAGGATTATTCCGCCGCACAGGCAGATACAAGATCGGGTAATGACAAACGAAAACGGATTGAACAAATAAGAAAGGAGCTGGAGCCCCTTGAAAAGTATGTTCAAAATCCGATTGGAAAAGGCAGTATTCCTGAAATCAAACAGTATATTGCGATAATAGAAAACGCATTGCGTGACGATAACAATCACAAACATACGCATTTTAATTTTATTAAAAAGCAAAAGGGCGTTGATACAACCCTGGTAGTTCAATTGAAAACCTTAAAAACCCTTTTAGAAAAAGCTGAAAAATTGGAATCAGAAAGAGCAGCGTTACAGCAAGCACTGGATGGTGCAAACCGCAGGCGAAAGAAGGGAGCGCAGCAGACGAAGGCGGTTGATAAGAAAATTGAAAAAACGATTGAAGAAAAAACACCCGAGCGGGTTGAACCAGTTAAGCTTGAGGATGCTGAGAAGGGAAAAGCGACAGAAGCACTGCCGCCTTCCCTGATGAGTGAGGATAAGCCAATCATTAAAGCTGAGAATGCGAGCCAGGAAAAAAATGTTGAACTGTCTACAAGGAAAATTGTGGAAGAGTTAGCGCGGACAGTAGTGGTTCCATCAGCCAGTGCGCCGCTTGTGCCAGCCCCTGAAAAAAATAAACACCCCGTCATGCGCCGGCAGATCAGCAAGAAAATCGAAAGGCTCTCTTTGATCTTTGAAAATCCAGATTCAGATAGCTCGGCTGGTTTGGCGGGCGACGGCTTGGTGAGAAATAATTCCACAAGCGGGGATTTTGTCAAATTGGCAGATGTTTCATCCCTAATTACGCTGTATGAGAAAAGTCAGAAAAAGAAATCAATCGATAGCCGGAAGCTTGAAGAGGGTATAGAGGAACCACAAAATACGGTGAAACAAAAAAGATAG
- the kdsA gene encoding 3-deoxy-8-phosphooctulonate synthase, with protein sequence MKLCSFKTGLDQPFFLIAGPCVIESEQFAIDTAGELKAITQALGIPFIYKSSFDKANRTSQHSYRGPGMEAGLRILDAVKKQLGVPVLTDVHEDTPIEEVASVVDVLQTPAFLCRQTNYIRRVAEQGLPVNIKKGQFLSPWEMKHVVDKARETGNAQIMVCERGASFGYNNLVSDMRSLAVMRETGCPVVFDATHSVQLPGGGGTKSSGQRQFVPVLARAAIAAGVAGIFMETHPNPDQAPSDGPNMWPLQKMRELLETLKALDAVVKQARLLEAE encoded by the coding sequence ATGAAATTATGCAGCTTTAAAACGGGCTTGGATCAACCTTTCTTTTTAATCGCAGGCCCCTGCGTTATTGAAAGTGAACAGTTTGCTATCGATACGGCCGGCGAGCTAAAAGCGATCACACAAGCCCTGGGTATTCCATTTATTTATAAATCTTCATTTGATAAGGCGAACCGCACTTCGCAGCACAGCTATCGCGGTCCGGGTATGGAAGCAGGTTTGCGTATACTCGATGCAGTTAAAAAGCAGCTGGGGGTGCCTGTATTAACGGATGTGCATGAAGATACACCCATCGAAGAAGTGGCAAGCGTGGTCGACGTTCTGCAGACGCCCGCTTTTTTGTGCAGACAAACCAATTATATCCGGCGTGTCGCCGAGCAGGGCTTGCCGGTTAACATTAAAAAAGGCCAGTTTCTTTCTCCCTGGGAAATGAAACATGTAGTGGATAAAGCGCGTGAAACAGGCAATGCGCAGATTATGGTTTGCGAGCGTGGCGCATCCTTTGGCTACAATAATCTCGTGTCGGATATGCGTTCACTCGCCGTTATGCGTGAAACCGGCTGTCCGGTTGTTTTTGATGCTACCCACTCCGTGCAACTGCCCGGCGGCGGTGGAACCAAATCCAGCGGCCAGCGTCAATTTGTACCCGTGCTTGCACGCGCGGCAATTGCAGCGGGGGTTGCCGGTATTTTTATGGAAACCCATCCAAATCCTGATCAAGCGCCTTCTGACGGTCCCAATATGTGGCCTTTGCAGAAAATGCGCGAATTACTTGAAACGCTGAAGGCGCTTGATGCGGTCGTGAAACAAGCCCGGCTGTTGGAAGCGGAATAA
- a CDS encoding CTP synthase, whose amino-acid sequence MTKYIFITGGVVSSLGKGVAAASLGTILEARGLRVNLMKLDPYINVDPGTMNPFQHGEVFVTEDGAETDLDLGHYERFVRVKMTKANNFTTGRIYANVIRKERKGDYLGGTVQVIPHITDEIKQCIAQGAGDVDVALIEIGGTVGDIESLPFLEAIRQMRMELGRQNTLFIHLTLLPFIPTAGEIKTKPTQHSVKELRSIGIQPDILLCRSDRPISDSARSKIALFTNVEKEAVIPLLDVDFIYQLPISLHEQGLDRIVVQHLGLKAKPADLSEWERVVDAYRHPDVEVTIGMVGKYVDLTDSYKSLSEALKHAGIQTRTRVNIEYIDSEELEQKGAAKMLTLLDAILVAPGFGKRGTEGKILAAQYARENKIPYFGICLGMQIAMIEYARHKANMPGACSTEFNADTPYPVVALVTEWIDQKGTRELRSEKSDVGGTMRLGGQACDLVPGSLAHRLYGKDVIVERHRHRYEVNNNLLPAIEKAGMKVSGRSVKDKLVELVELPDHPWFIGCQFHPEFTSTPRDGHPLFIGFIRAAKAYHESKEKAEVMTK is encoded by the coding sequence ATGACAAAATACATATTTATTACAGGCGGCGTGGTTTCTTCTTTGGGCAAAGGCGTTGCCGCAGCGTCGTTAGGCACCATCCTTGAAGCACGCGGTCTTCGCGTCAATTTAATGAAGCTGGATCCCTATATCAATGTGGATCCGGGTACCATGAATCCCTTCCAGCATGGCGAAGTGTTTGTCACCGAAGACGGGGCAGAAACAGACCTGGATCTGGGTCATTATGAGCGCTTTGTACGGGTCAAAATGACCAAGGCGAACAATTTTACTACAGGCCGTATTTATGCCAACGTGATCCGCAAAGAGCGCAAGGGAGATTACCTGGGTGGCACCGTACAAGTCATTCCCCATATTACGGATGAGATCAAGCAATGTATTGCCCAGGGCGCAGGCGATGTGGATGTTGCGCTGATTGAAATTGGCGGTACCGTGGGCGATATTGAGTCACTGCCTTTCCTGGAAGCTATTCGTCAAATGCGTATGGAATTAGGCCGTCAGAATACCCTGTTTATCCATTTGACTCTGTTGCCTTTTATTCCCACTGCCGGCGAAATCAAGACCAAACCTACACAGCACTCTGTTAAAGAATTACGCTCCATTGGTATTCAGCCCGACATCTTACTCTGCCGTAGCGATAGACCCATTTCCGATAGTGCGCGCTCCAAAATTGCTCTCTTTACCAACGTGGAAAAAGAAGCGGTTATTCCACTGCTGGATGTGGATTTTATATACCAACTACCTATTTCTTTGCATGAGCAAGGTTTGGACAGGATTGTGGTGCAGCATCTGGGGCTGAAAGCCAAGCCGGCTGATCTCAGCGAGTGGGAGCGTGTGGTTGATGCTTATCGCCATCCCGATGTAGAAGTCACCATCGGCATGGTTGGGAAATATGTGGATTTGACCGATTCTTATAAATCCCTGTCTGAAGCGTTGAAGCACGCAGGCATACAGACACGTACCCGCGTAAATATTGAATACATTGATTCAGAAGAGCTGGAACAAAAGGGCGCGGCGAAAATGCTGACGTTGTTGGACGCTATTCTGGTGGCACCGGGTTTTGGGAAGCGTGGCACGGAAGGCAAAATTCTGGCTGCTCAGTATGCACGCGAAAACAAGATTCCCTATTTTGGCATCTGCCTGGGTATGCAAATTGCAATGATCGAATACGCTCGCCACAAGGCAAACATGCCGGGTGCCTGCAGCACGGAATTTAATGCCGATACACCTTATCCTGTTGTTGCACTGGTAACAGAATGGATTGATCAAAAAGGTACGCGAGAACTTCGCAGTGAAAAATCGGACGTAGGCGGCACCATGCGTCTAGGTGGCCAGGCTTGTGATCTGGTACCCGGCTCATTGGCACATCGCCTGTATGGCAAAGATGTGATTGTTGAACGTCATCGCCACCGTTACGAAGTGAATAATAATCTGCTGCCCGCTATTGAAAAAGCGGGCATGAAAGTATCGGGACGATCAGTAAAGGACAAACTGGTGGAGCTGGTTGAGTTGCCGGATCATCCCTGGTTTATTGGCTGCCAGTTTCATCCGGAATTTACCTCCACGCCGCGCGATGGCCATCCCCTGTTTATTGGTTTTATACGCGCTGCCAAAGCCTATCATGAGAGCAAAGAAAAAGCAGAGGTCATGACAAAATGA
- the tilS gene encoding tRNA lysidine(34) synthetase TilS: MTLFEAVSAFCARHGFDKTYWLAYSGGLDSHVLLSLCAELRTVFPLKLKAIHIHHGLSAQADKWAKHCARVCREYDIVYIEHAIQLDLAPGDSLEEIARTRRYAVLAECLGEGDILLTAHQQDDQAETLLLQLFRGAGLKGLAAMPSFKPFARGFHGRPLLAFPRAELRHYADAHHLEWMEDESNQDLRLTRNFIRHTILGPLKARWPTIVSAISRSAGHCAEAHTLLAELTTPAFNLENADTQPLSIEKLLPLDAPKQRWMLRTWIERSGFPVPDTRKMETIRLNVLSANWDRLPVVKWGNTELRRHRDKLYLMSSLLPHDPKQQFEWDLTGPLPLPFLGALHVSMLEGAGLRADIQQVSVRFRQGGEKIPIPGRGRRTLKNLLQEWDVLPWERDRLPLIFAGGVLAMIPGYFIHPDFEARKGEKGLAIQVVPVA, translated from the coding sequence ATGACCCTGTTTGAGGCAGTCTCTGCTTTCTGCGCTCGACATGGATTTGACAAAACGTATTGGCTAGCATATAGCGGCGGTCTGGATTCACACGTGTTATTGTCGCTTTGCGCTGAATTGCGCACTGTTTTTCCTCTCAAGTTAAAAGCAATCCATATTCATCACGGCCTGAGTGCTCAGGCGGATAAATGGGCAAAACATTGCGCGCGTGTTTGTCGTGAATATGACATTGTTTATATCGAACATGCCATTCAACTGGATCTGGCGCCGGGTGATAGCCTGGAAGAAATAGCCAGAACCAGGCGCTATGCGGTATTGGCGGAATGTCTTGGAGAAGGCGATATACTGCTTACCGCGCACCAACAGGATGACCAGGCTGAAACGCTCTTGCTGCAATTATTTCGCGGTGCAGGGTTGAAAGGACTGGCAGCCATGCCTTCTTTCAAGCCATTTGCGCGCGGTTTTCATGGCAGACCTCTTCTGGCCTTTCCCCGTGCTGAACTCAGGCATTATGCAGATGCTCATCATCTTGAATGGATGGAGGATGAGTCTAATCAGGATCTCAGGCTGACGCGGAACTTTATTCGTCATACTATTCTGGGTCCGTTAAAAGCACGCTGGCCTACAATAGTAAGCGCCATTTCCCGCAGCGCAGGGCATTGCGCAGAAGCCCACACTCTGCTGGCTGAATTAACCACGCCAGCGTTTAATCTGGAGAATGCGGATACGCAGCCGCTTTCGATTGAAAAACTGTTGCCGCTTGATGCGCCTAAGCAGCGCTGGATGCTGCGCACCTGGATCGAGCGGTCAGGGTTCCCGGTGCCCGATACCCGAAAAATGGAAACTATCCGCCTCAATGTGCTGAGTGCAAATTGGGATCGCTTGCCTGTTGTGAAATGGGGAAATACGGAATTGAGAAGGCATAGGGACAAGCTTTATTTAATGTCCAGCCTCTTACCTCATGATCCAAAACAGCAATTTGAATGGGACTTAACCGGCCCGCTGCCCCTGCCATTTCTTGGGGCATTGCATGTCTCGATGCTTGAGGGTGCCGGATTGCGCGCTGATATACAACAGGTTTCAGTCAGGTTTCGTCAGGGGGGTGAGAAAATACCTATACCGGGACGGGGCCGGCGTACATTAAAAAATCTTTTACAGGAATGGGATGTTTTGCCATGGGAGCGGGACAGGCTTCCGCTCATCTTTGCGGGGGGTGTTCTGGCAATGATTCCAGGATATTTTATTCATCCTGATTTCGAGGCAAGAAAGGGAGAGAAGGGCTTGGCAATACAAGTCGTGCCAGTTGCATGA
- a CDS encoding acetyl-CoA carboxylase carboxyltransferase subunit alpha, with product MNINFLDFEQPIAELEAKIQELRMVGTDADINLSEEITRLETKCNQLIKETFSRLTPWQVTQLARHPQRPHTIDYLSRVFTEFDELSGDRALSAGAPIIAGLARLEGQPVVVIGHEKGRKTQEKIERNFGMPNPEDYRKALRIMKMAERFKLPIITFIDTPGAYPGIGAEERNQSEAIARNLFAMSRLKTPIICTVIGEGGSGGALAIGVGDRVFMLQHAVYSVISPEGCASILWKSAEKAPEAADAMNLTADKILKLGLVDDIIPEPLGGAHRNYDLMAQTLKKKLIEQLTELQSYPLSTLLEERHKRIMSYGLSA from the coding sequence ATGAACATCAATTTTCTCGATTTTGAGCAGCCCATTGCTGAACTTGAAGCCAAGATTCAGGAATTACGCATGGTGGGAACCGATGCGGATATTAATTTGAGCGAGGAAATTACCCGTTTAGAAACTAAATGTAACCAATTGATAAAAGAGACATTTAGCAGGCTGACCCCTTGGCAGGTCACACAGCTCGCGCGACATCCGCAACGACCCCATACCATTGATTATCTTTCCCGTGTCTTTACCGAATTTGATGAACTTTCGGGGGATAGAGCGCTGTCCGCCGGCGCACCCATTATCGCGGGATTGGCCCGTTTGGAAGGCCAGCCGGTGGTGGTCATCGGCCATGAAAAGGGGCGCAAAACCCAGGAAAAAATAGAGCGTAATTTTGGCATGCCTAACCCTGAAGATTATCGCAAGGCGCTGCGTATCATGAAAATGGCTGAGCGTTTCAAGCTCCCCATTATTACTTTTATAGATACGCCGGGCGCGTATCCCGGCATCGGTGCGGAAGAGCGCAACCAGAGTGAAGCCATTGCCCGCAATCTCTTTGCCATGTCACGCCTTAAAACACCTATCATTTGTACGGTAATTGGCGAAGGCGGTTCCGGCGGTGCACTGGCTATTGGCGTAGGTGACCGTGTATTCATGCTGCAGCATGCTGTTTACTCCGTGATTTCACCTGAAGGATGTGCATCCATTCTGTGGAAGAGTGCGGAAAAAGCGCCAGAAGCGGCGGACGCCATGAACCTGACAGCTGATAAAATTTTAAAGCTGGGGCTGGTGGATGATATTATCCCGGAGCCATTGGGCGGCGCACACCGTAATTATGATCTCATGGCACAAACACTGAAAAAGAAATTAATAGAACAACTGACTGAGCTGCAATCCTATCCGCTTTCTACCTTACTTGAAGAGCGTCACAAACGTATTATGTCTTACGGGTTGAGTGCATGA
- the dnaE gene encoding DNA polymerase III subunit alpha, with protein sequence MDLNFVHLRIHTEYSLRDGLITIPSLMEKAAAFGMPAIAITDLGNLYAIVKFYQAAISAGIKPIIGIDIQVAVNSDLKELSRLTLLCQTHEGYQNLLKLVSKSYLEGQANGQPVVQKAWLSSSLTEGLIALSGAQEGDIGQALLRHEQEKAQDCLAFWQSLFSNRFYIEVSRTGKAQEHEYIQSVVKLAESASVPVVATNDVRFLTRDDFEAHEARVCIQEGVTLNDPHRPRLYTDQQYLRSQAEMQKLFADIPEALANSVEIAKRCNVTFTLGKSQLPHFPVPAGYTTESYLSEVVKEGLEERLKNLFDTQAEDFATQRKIYDERLEQELQVINKMGFAGYFLIVADFTKWAKENGIPVGPGRGSGPGSLVAYALKITDLDPLALELLFERFLNPERVSMPDFDIDFCMEGRDRVIEYVMNKHGHDSVSQIITYGTMAAKAVVRDVGRVLGLGYGFVDKIAKLIPFELGITLDKAMEQEPLLRERYEQEEEVRTLIDLARKLEGITRNVGKHAGGIVIAPGKLTDFVPLYCEPNEASHPVTQFDKDDVEAVGLVKFDFLGLKTLTIIDRALKVINLNRARKNEAPIDISLIPLNDPESFRLLKACQSTAVFQLESHGMRDLIKRLQPDCFEDLVALVALFRPGPLQSGMVEDFINRKHGRAKVIYPHPKLEPILRPTYGTIVYQEQVMQIAQVLAGYTLGAADILRRAMGKKKPEEMAKQREIFCQGAVERGVNADVATHIFDLMEKFAGYGFNKSHSASYALIAYQTAWLKTHYPAAFMAAVLSSDMDRTEKVIVLLDECKSLKLHVSPPDINHSDYFFKVEDDKNLVYGLGAIKGVGEAAIENIIAAREQNGPFTDLFDFCQRIDLRKVNRRVLEALIKSGCFDTFGKHRASLMASLNNALQQAEQALHNETYGQHDLLGMTMNTAQPQYIEALPWPSDLQLQGEKETLGFYLTGHPLHQYLEELAHFTTCRIAELHPAEHQSACVAGIISLVRTRQTKRGDRIAIVTLDDGTTQIEMVCFADAYQKYREWLNEDQLVVIEGDVSLDEFNNLPRLVCRDLYTIDQARARFSKCLQIHVSEMAFDMQQLKSLLISHRGGNCPVVFRYENNGIKADITLGKEWLIKPAETLLSLLQSALPEAQVQFVY encoded by the coding sequence ATGGATCTCAATTTTGTTCATTTACGTATACATACAGAATATTCTTTGCGCGATGGTTTAATTACCATCCCCTCACTGATGGAAAAGGCTGCTGCCTTTGGGATGCCAGCCATTGCCATTACAGACCTGGGCAATTTGTACGCTATTGTCAAATTCTATCAGGCGGCTATCAGCGCAGGTATTAAGCCGATTATCGGTATAGATATTCAGGTTGCCGTTAACAGTGATTTAAAAGAACTCTCCCGCCTGACTCTCCTTTGCCAGACACACGAAGGTTATCAAAACCTGTTAAAACTGGTTTCAAAAAGTTATCTGGAAGGGCAAGCCAATGGACAGCCTGTGGTCCAGAAAGCCTGGCTTTCCTCTTCCTTAACAGAAGGATTGATCGCCCTCTCCGGCGCCCAGGAAGGCGATATCGGGCAAGCTTTGCTCCGTCATGAGCAAGAAAAAGCTCAAGATTGCCTGGCTTTCTGGCAATCGCTTTTTTCCAACCGTTTTTATATTGAAGTCAGCCGAACGGGCAAGGCGCAGGAGCATGAATATATTCAATCGGTAGTGAAACTGGCTGAATCAGCTTCCGTACCTGTCGTTGCGACCAATGACGTACGATTTCTGACCCGGGATGATTTTGAAGCCCATGAAGCCCGCGTCTGCATCCAGGAAGGTGTGACGTTGAATGATCCGCATCGGCCAAGACTTTATACAGACCAGCAGTACTTACGCAGCCAGGCGGAAATGCAAAAGCTGTTCGCTGACATACCAGAAGCCCTTGCCAATTCCGTTGAAATCGCAAAACGCTGTAATGTCACCTTTACCCTGGGCAAAAGCCAACTGCCCCACTTCCCAGTGCCAGCTGGCTATACGACTGAAAGCTATCTTTCTGAAGTTGTTAAAGAAGGCCTGGAAGAACGTCTGAAAAATCTTTTTGATACCCAAGCTGAAGACTTTGCAACTCAACGCAAGATTTATGATGAGCGGCTTGAACAGGAACTACAGGTCATCAACAAAATGGGTTTTGCGGGTTATTTTCTCATCGTGGCTGACTTCACTAAATGGGCCAAGGAAAATGGCATCCCTGTAGGCCCAGGTCGTGGTTCCGGACCCGGATCGCTGGTTGCCTACGCGCTAAAAATAACCGACCTGGATCCGCTTGCGCTCGAACTTCTCTTCGAACGATTTCTGAACCCTGAGCGTGTATCCATGCCCGATTTTGATATCGACTTCTGCATGGAAGGCCGCGACCGCGTCATTGAATATGTCATGAATAAACATGGGCATGACAGTGTTTCCCAGATCATCACTTACGGTACGATGGCAGCCAAGGCAGTCGTACGTGATGTGGGACGTGTATTGGGACTGGGCTATGGCTTCGTCGACAAAATAGCCAAACTGATCCCCTTTGAACTGGGCATCACTTTGGATAAAGCCATGGAACAGGAGCCGCTGCTGCGTGAACGCTATGAACAGGAAGAAGAAGTTCGCACACTGATTGACCTCGCGCGAAAATTGGAAGGCATCACTCGTAATGTGGGCAAACACGCGGGCGGTATTGTCATTGCGCCGGGGAAATTGACTGACTTTGTGCCGCTTTATTGCGAACCCAACGAAGCCTCACATCCTGTCACCCAATTTGACAAAGATGACGTGGAGGCGGTCGGCCTTGTCAAATTCGATTTTCTGGGATTAAAAACACTCACCATCATTGATCGCGCATTAAAAGTCATTAACCTTAATCGTGCAAGAAAAAACGAAGCGCCCATCGATATCAGCCTGATTCCACTAAATGATCCTGAATCATTCCGTTTGCTGAAAGCCTGTCAATCCACCGCTGTCTTTCAACTTGAATCACACGGCATGCGTGATCTTATCAAACGTTTGCAGCCGGATTGCTTTGAAGATTTGGTTGCGCTCGTCGCCTTGTTTCGGCCCGGACCACTACAGTCCGGCATGGTGGAAGACTTTATCAATCGCAAACACGGACGCGCCAAAGTCATTTACCCCCATCCCAAACTGGAACCCATTTTACGGCCTACTTACGGTACCATTGTCTATCAGGAACAGGTGATGCAGATCGCACAGGTACTGGCTGGCTACACCCTGGGCGCTGCAGATATTTTACGCCGCGCCATGGGTAAGAAAAAACCGGAGGAAATGGCTAAACAACGTGAGATCTTCTGCCAGGGTGCTGTTGAACGCGGAGTGAATGCGGATGTTGCCACCCATATTTTTGATCTGATGGAAAAATTTGCGGGTTATGGATTTAATAAATCCCATTCCGCTTCGTATGCCCTCATTGCTTATCAGACTGCGTGGCTGAAAACGCATTATCCTGCAGCCTTTATGGCCGCCGTGCTGTCTTCGGATATGGACCGCACAGAAAAAGTGATTGTGCTGCTGGATGAATGCAAATCACTCAAATTGCACGTTTCCCCGCCAGACATCAATCATAGTGATTACTTTTTTAAAGTAGAGGATGACAAAAACCTCGTCTATGGATTAGGCGCCATCAAGGGCGTTGGTGAAGCAGCGATTGAAAATATTATTGCCGCGCGCGAACAAAATGGGCCTTTCACGGATTTATTTGATTTCTGCCAACGTATAGATTTGCGCAAGGTCAATCGGCGTGTACTCGAAGCGCTGATCAAATCAGGTTGTTTTGATACGTTTGGCAAACATCGGGCTTCACTGATGGCTTCATTGAATAATGCCTTACAGCAGGCTGAACAGGCCTTGCACAATGAAACGTACGGTCAGCATGATTTGTTAGGCATGACAATGAACACCGCACAGCCGCAGTATATTGAGGCTCTGCCCTGGCCGTCTGATCTGCAATTGCAAGGAGAAAAAGAAACCCTTGGATTTTATCTGACAGGTCATCCTCTGCATCAATATCTTGAAGAACTTGCTCACTTTACAACATGCCGTATAGCCGAACTCCATCCCGCGGAACATCAATCCGCCTGCGTTGCGGGGATCATTTCTCTCGTTCGTACCCGCCAAACTAAACGCGGCGATCGCATTGCAATCGTCACGCTGGATGATGGAACCACACAAATTGAAATGGTCTGTTTTGCCGATGCTTACCAGAAATACCGCGAATGGCTCAACGAAGACCAGCTGGTCGTTATCGAAGGGGATGTCAGCCTGGATGAATTCAACAACCTTCCGCGCCTGGTTTGCCGTGATTTGTACACCATCGACCAGGCCCGGGCACGATTTTCTAAGTGTCTGCAAATTCATGTCTCAGAAATGGCATTTGATATGCAGCAGCTAAAATCCCTATTGATTTCGCATCGCGGTGGCAACTGCCCAGTCGTGTTTCGTTATGAAAACAACGGTATTAAAGCGGATATCACGCTTGGGAAAGAATGGCTGATTAAACCCGCCGAAACATTATTAAGCTTGCTTCAAAGTGCACTACCGGAAGCTCAAGTGCAGTTTGTTTATTAA